In a single window of the Abyssibacter profundi genome:
- a CDS encoding acyl-CoA thioesterase — translation MPTIERSRDDYRYWYPIQIRWGDMDALGHVNNARYFTFSESARLAYRDDNFPRQALPDSQDLILARTSCDFVEQLKYPDDLDAGCRIAKLGRSSLVFEVGMFRRNSERLVAVTEAVTVWFDYAAQQTTAIPDVLRDALLAYEPGLGA, via the coding sequence GTGCCCACCATCGAACGCAGTCGTGATGACTATCGCTACTGGTATCCCATTCAGATTCGTTGGGGCGATATGGATGCGCTGGGGCATGTGAACAATGCGCGCTATTTCACCTTTTCCGAGTCTGCGCGGCTGGCGTATCGGGATGACAATTTCCCGCGTCAGGCGTTGCCCGATTCGCAGGATTTAATCCTGGCGCGCACAAGCTGCGATTTTGTCGAGCAGTTGAAGTACCCCGATGACTTGGACGCCGGCTGTCGTATCGCAAAGCTCGGGCGTAGCAGCCTGGTGTTTGAGGTCGGGATGTTTCGCCGGAATTCCGAGCGCCTGGTGGCCGTGACCGAGGCGGTGACCGTCTGGTTTGACTACGCCGCGCAGCAGACCACTGCCATTCCTGATGTGCTGCGCGACGCGTTATTGGCCTACGAGCCGGGGCTTGGGGCGTAG
- the purB gene encoding adenylosuccinate lyase, with protein sequence MKLTSLSALSPIDGRYADKTWDLREIFSEYGLMRYRMRVEIAWLRALAAHPEIEEVPAFSEEANAALDEIDAGFDLQAAQRVKTIEDTTNHDVKAIEYFLKERFAPKPELAAVSEFLHFACTSEDINNLAHAQMLNDARSRFLLPQFDALIERLREMAHTLAHQPMLSRTHGQPASPTTLGKEIAVFVHRLRRQRDTLAAVVIQGKINGAVGNFNAHMAAYPEVDWPKLSASVLAELDIAPAPATTQIEPHDYIAEYFNAVARANTILIDFARDIWGYIALGYFKQRMVETEVGSSTMPHKVNPIDFENAEGNLGVANSVMTHLAEKLPISRWQRDLSDSTTLRNLGVGLGHVMISLQSLNRGIGKLEANPAAMGADLDGNWEVLGEAIQTVMRRHGIEKPYEQLKQLTRGQRVDQARMAEFIEGLALPQAVKARLLAMTPASYIGNAAEQALAC encoded by the coding sequence ATGAAGCTCACATCGCTGTCCGCACTGTCCCCGATTGATGGCCGCTACGCTGACAAGACCTGGGACCTCCGCGAGATCTTCTCCGAGTACGGATTGATGCGATACCGGATGCGGGTGGAGATCGCGTGGCTGCGCGCACTGGCCGCCCACCCGGAGATCGAAGAGGTGCCTGCGTTCTCCGAAGAAGCCAATGCCGCGCTGGATGAAATTGACGCTGGCTTTGATCTGCAGGCCGCGCAACGCGTTAAGACCATCGAAGACACGACCAATCACGATGTCAAAGCGATCGAGTACTTCCTCAAGGAGCGCTTCGCGCCGAAGCCCGAACTGGCCGCAGTTTCGGAGTTTCTGCACTTCGCTTGCACGTCCGAAGACATCAACAACCTGGCCCACGCGCAAATGCTCAACGATGCGCGCTCGCGCTTTCTGCTACCGCAGTTCGATGCACTCATCGAACGTCTGCGCGAAATGGCCCATACCCTGGCACACCAGCCCATGCTGTCGCGCACCCATGGCCAACCGGCCTCACCGACCACGCTGGGCAAGGAAATCGCGGTATTCGTCCATCGCCTGCGCCGTCAGCGCGACACGCTGGCCGCCGTCGTGATCCAGGGCAAGATCAACGGAGCCGTTGGCAACTTCAACGCACACATGGCGGCCTACCCCGAGGTGGACTGGCCGAAGCTGTCGGCCTCCGTGCTGGCCGAGCTGGACATTGCGCCGGCACCCGCCACCACGCAGATCGAACCGCATGATTACATTGCCGAGTACTTCAATGCCGTTGCTCGGGCCAACACCATCCTGATTGACTTCGCCCGCGATATCTGGGGCTACATCGCGCTGGGCTATTTCAAGCAACGCATGGTCGAGACCGAAGTCGGCTCTTCAACCATGCCGCATAAGGTCAACCCCATCGACTTCGAAAATGCGGAAGGCAACCTGGGCGTGGCGAACTCGGTCATGACGCATCTGGCAGAAAAGCTGCCCATCTCGCGCTGGCAGCGCGACCTCTCCGATTCCACCACCCTGCGCAATCTGGGTGTGGGTCTGGGCCATGTAATGATCTCGCTGCAGTCGCTGAATCGTGGCATTGGCAAACTCGAGGCCAACCCCGCAGCCATGGGCGCTGATCTCGACGGCAACTGGGAGGTGCTCGGCGAGGCCATCCAGACCGTCATGCGTCGACACGGCATTGAGAAGCCTTACGAACAGCTCAAGCAGCTGACTCGCGGCCAGCGGGTCGATCAGGCACGGATGGCCGAGTTCATCGAAGGTCTGGCACTGCCGCAGGCTGTCAAGGCACGCCTGCTCGCCATGACGCCTGCCTCGTACATCGGTAACGCTGCGGAACAGGCCCTGGCGTGCTAG